From Macaca fascicularis isolate 582-1 chromosome 14, T2T-MFA8v1.1, a single genomic window includes:
- the NARS2 gene encoding asparaginyl-tRNA synthetase isoform X9: MSGAFTQVFTFGPTFRAENSQSRRHLAEFYMVEAEISFVNSLQDLMQVIEELFKATAMMVLSNCPEDVELCHKFIAPGQKDRLEHMLKNNFLMLLLLIFWFLELGNSLEEASEKNDTIS, translated from the exons AGCTTTTACTCAAGTGTTTACCTTTGGTCCGACCTTCCGAGCTGAAAATTCTCAGAGCCGGAGGCACCTGGCAGAGTTTTATATGGTAGAAGCAGAGATTTCTTTTGTTAACAGCCTTCAAGATCTCATGCAG gttaTAGAGGAACTCTTCAAGGCTACAGCAATGATGGTTCTCTCAAATTGTCCTGAAGATGTTGAACTCTGTCACAAATTCATAGCTCCTGGCCAAAAG GACAGATTAGAACATATgctaaaaaacaactttttaat gttGCTGCTGTTGATCTTCTGGTTCCTGGAGTTGGGGAACTCTTTGGAGGAGGCCTCAGAGAAGAACGATACCATTTCTTAG